GGAAGACACGCTCCTGTCTGCGATGGAGACTGCCGGAAACGATCAGTTCGACGATGACACCGAGAAGAAAGGTCTCGGCACTCCCGCAACCCGCGCCGGTATCATTGAAAAGCTGGTGAAATCCGGCTTTGCAGAGCGTAAAGGAAAGTCCCTCATTCCAACGAAGGACGGCTGCAACCTTGTCTGCGTCCTGCCGGAACAGATCACCTCTCCCGCAATGACGGCGGAATGGGAAAACACGCTCATGGAGATTGAGCGCGGCAATGCGGATGCAGACGCCTTCCTCAGCGGCATTGTCCAGATGACCGGGGATCTCGTGAAAGCCTACCCGTTTCTCTCCGATGCCGAAGCCCAGCGTTTCGGCACGGGTAAGGAGGAAATCGGCAAATGTCCCCGCTGCGGCTCTCCGGTCTACGTCGGCAAGGGCAATTTCTACTGCTCGAACAAGGAATGCTCCTTCTGCCTGTGGGAAGACAACAAGTTCTTTTCCAGCAAGAAAAAGAAGCTGACCAAGAGGATTGCAAAGGAGCTGCTGGACAAGGGCTGGTGCCGAGTGACCGGGCTTTACACGCCGAAGAAGCCCCAGCTCTACGATGCAGTGATCCAGCTGGATGACTGCGGCGGCAAATACGTCAGCTTCAAGATGGAGTTTGATCGATGACCCGCCCAAAGTATGTTGCTTCATGCAGCGGAGGCAAAGACAGCGTAGCGACGCTTTTGCTGGCTGCGCAGCACAACGAGCCGCTGGACGAGGCGGTTTTCAGCGAAGTCATGTTCGACAAAGACACAAGCGGCGAAGTCCCGGAACACCGGGACTTCATTTATGACCGGCTCAAGCCCTTCTGCGAAAAAGAGTTGGGCATCAAGTTCACCATTCTCCATGCGGACAAGACCTACGATGACGTGTTCCATCATGTCATCACCCGCGGACCTCATAAGGGCGAGGTTCGCGGTTTTGCGTGGGCTGGAATGTGCGCGGTCAATCGGGACTGCAAAATCCCGCCCGTCCGCAAGTACAATGCCGCGCTCTCGCCGGACACTGTGAGCTATGTAGGTATCGCGCAGGATGAGCCAAAACGCCTTGCGCGTCTGGACGGTGTGAAGAAGGTCAGTCTGCTTGCCAAGTACGGCATGACGGAGGCGGACGCCTACAAGCTCTGTCAGGAACACGGGCTGCTTTCCCCGATCTACGCTCACTGCCGAAGAAACGGCTGCTGGTTCTGTCCCAACACAAGCGACTCGGAGCTGCTGCACATGGTCACAAAGCACCCGGATATGTTTGATCGGCTGATTGAATGGGAGAACGAGGATAACATCTTCCATCGTCGGATGACGCGCAGAGAAACCCCGTCTGAGGTAAAGGCTCGTTTACTGAGCAAATCCCAGACGGGGTTTTCTTCGCACAAAAGCAAATAAGAAATGGAGGTTTGAGATGGCTGAAAACAAAAATGCACAGCAAGTCCGCGAAATCACGGACAAGCTGGAACAGGGCATCAAGGAGCTTTTTGAATCCGAGCGGTTCAAGGAATATCTCCGCACGATGTCCAAGTTCTACAACTATTCCTTCAACAACACGCTGCTCATTGCGATGCAGAAGCCGGAGGCAACCTATGTTGCCGGTTATACCTCGTGGCAGCGCAACTTTGACCGTCAGGTCATGAAGGGCGAAAAGGGCATCAAGATTCTTGCACCCGCGCCGTACAAGGCGCAGGAAGAGCGCGAGAAAATTGATCCTGTGACGCAGAAGCCGGTGATCGGTGCAGACGGAAAGACTGTCACGGAAACGGTCGAAGTCCTGCGTCCTGCCTTCAAGGTGGTCAGTGTCTTTGATGTTTCCCAGACGGACGGCAAGGAGCTTCCGGACATTATCGTCGATGAGCTGAAAGGCACCGTCGAAAACTACGAGGCGTTCTTCGACGCGCTCAGGCAGGAATCTCCCGTCCCTATTTCCTTTGAGGATATTCCGGGCGGCGCAAAGGGATTCTTCTCTCCGGTTGAAAGCCGTATTGCCATTCAGGAGGGCATGAGCGAAATCCAGACGGTCAAAACCGCCATTCATGAGATCGCTCACGCCAAGCTCCATGCCTTCAAGCCTGACGAGAAAGCCGCTCCCGAAGATAAGAAAGATCGTCACACCAAAGAGGTTGAGGCAGAAAGCGTAGCCTACACGGTTTGTCAGCGTTACGGCATTGAAACCTCGGACTACTCCTTTGGCTA
Above is a genomic segment from Faecalibacterium taiwanense containing:
- a CDS encoding phosphoadenosine phosphosulfate reductase, with the translated sequence MTRPKYVASCSGGKDSVATLLLAAQHNEPLDEAVFSEVMFDKDTSGEVPEHRDFIYDRLKPFCEKELGIKFTILHADKTYDDVFHHVITRGPHKGEVRGFAWAGMCAVNRDCKIPPVRKYNAALSPDTVSYVGIAQDEPKRLARLDGVKKVSLLAKYGMTEADAYKLCQEHGLLSPIYAHCRRNGCWFCPNTSDSELLHMVTKHPDMFDRLIEWENEDNIFHRRMTRRETPSEVKARLLSKSQTGFSSHKSK